A genomic stretch from Frigoribacterium sp. PvP032 includes:
- a CDS encoding sugar-binding transcriptional regulator, translating to MAEATTSEKTHDALRAAHLYYMQDLTMEAIASELNTSRSSVSRLLKAARETGLVEIQIKSPLDQATRSAAALHDRFGVVAHVVPVPDQISEIDRLERVALSAARTITPYVDSNMVVGVAWGATLSAVSRSLVPRATHNSVVVQLNGAANTRTTGIEYASEILRRFGAAYSAAVQQFPVPAFFDDPATKRALWRESSTKRVLELQASMDLVVFGVGSRDARVPSHVWSGGYLEKSDQLSLDRDGVVGDVATVFYREDGSSADIAMNARGTGPDLETIRRAPRRVCIVAGEAKVAGVRGALAAGLATDLILDEGTARALLAS from the coding sequence ATGGCCGAGGCGACGACGTCCGAGAAGACCCACGACGCGCTCCGTGCGGCGCACCTGTACTACATGCAGGACCTGACGATGGAGGCGATCGCCTCGGAGCTGAACACGTCCCGCTCGTCGGTCTCGCGCCTCCTCAAGGCCGCTCGCGAGACGGGGCTCGTCGAGATCCAGATCAAGTCGCCGCTCGACCAGGCGACCCGGTCGGCCGCCGCGCTGCACGACCGGTTCGGGGTCGTCGCCCACGTCGTGCCCGTGCCCGACCAGATCAGCGAGATCGACCGGCTCGAGCGCGTCGCGCTGTCGGCGGCACGCACCATCACGCCCTACGTCGACTCGAACATGGTGGTCGGGGTCGCGTGGGGAGCCACCCTCAGCGCCGTCAGCCGCTCGTTGGTGCCCCGTGCGACGCACAACTCCGTCGTCGTGCAGCTCAACGGCGCAGCGAACACGCGGACGACCGGCATCGAGTACGCGAGCGAGATCCTGCGGCGCTTCGGGGCGGCGTACTCGGCCGCGGTGCAGCAGTTCCCCGTGCCCGCGTTCTTCGACGACCCCGCCACCAAGCGCGCGCTCTGGCGTGAGAGCAGCACCAAGCGCGTGCTCGAGCTCCAGGCCTCGATGGACCTCGTCGTCTTCGGCGTCGGCTCGCGGGACGCCAGGGTGCCCAGCCACGTCTGGTCGGGCGGCTACCTGGAGAAGAGCGACCAGCTGAGCCTCGACCGCGACGGCGTCGTCGGCGACGTGGCCACGGTGTTCTACCGCGAGGACGGCTCGTCGGCCGACATCGCGATGAACGCCCGCGGCACCGGCCCCGACCTGGAGACCATCCGGCGGGCGCCGCGACGGGTCTGCATCGTCGCCGGCGAGGCCAAGGTCGCCGGCGTGCGCGGTGCCCTGGCCGCCGGGCTCGCGACCGACCTCATCCTCGACGAGGGCACGGCGCGGGCGCTGCTGGCGAGCTGA
- a CDS encoding multidrug efflux SMR transporter produces MGWVLLAIAIVCEVGATISLKLATDGRKRWYVPVAVGYVAAFSLLAGALALGLPIGVAYGVWAATGVALTAVLGRLLFKDPLTWTMGVGIALIVAGVVLIELGH; encoded by the coding sequence ATGGGCTGGGTCCTGCTCGCGATCGCGATCGTCTGCGAGGTCGGCGCGACCATCAGCCTGAAGCTCGCCACCGACGGCCGGAAGCGCTGGTACGTGCCCGTGGCAGTCGGGTACGTCGCCGCGTTCTCGTTGCTCGCCGGTGCCCTCGCGCTCGGCCTGCCCATCGGCGTCGCCTACGGGGTCTGGGCGGCGACCGGCGTCGCGCTGACTGCGGTGCTGGGGCGCCTCTTGTTCAAGGACCCGCTGACGTGGACCATGGGCGTCGGCATCGCCCTCATCGTCGCGGGCGTCGTCCTCATCGAGCTCGGCCACTAG
- a CDS encoding GAF domain-containing protein: MRRLPLPLVRAWVRTRYRVVDELLSTPCPDDHPSGHAPGIDPDRVLVLGNGPAVGWGVRSHDLALPGTLARALSALTGRGADVDALADADVSVASAASFVAGRDLDRYDAVVVVLGMSDALRLVPTSRWAAGLGALLDALEEAVDPSCEIVVTGIQPPSSVPKFALRCGGVVDAHAESLNRVTDELCSARARVRVVSPPGPVAAPQGLGEPPRSSVPYPAWAAALAAVVAPLVDAALAAGSTARTAREAPQTDETRIAAVRALGLLDTPAEKRFDDIVERARVLLGAQGASFSLIGDGRHWNKSIAGSSQVEVPIASSFCSQTVRSGTAMVVPDAWRDDRFVSHPSVRFYAGHPVESPDGVRIGALCVVDAEPRSAESVDLVLLRELALQVQRELRVVPVGG, from the coding sequence ATGCGCCGTCTTCCCCTCCCGCTCGTCCGGGCCTGGGTCCGCACTCGCTACCGCGTCGTCGACGAGCTCCTCTCGACGCCGTGCCCGGACGACCACCCGAGCGGCCACGCACCCGGCATCGACCCTGATCGCGTCCTCGTCCTCGGCAACGGGCCCGCCGTCGGCTGGGGCGTCCGCAGCCACGACCTCGCCCTGCCGGGCACGCTGGCCCGTGCGCTGTCGGCGCTGACCGGCCGCGGAGCCGACGTCGACGCGCTGGCCGACGCCGACGTGTCCGTCGCGAGCGCCGCCTCCTTCGTGGCCGGTCGCGACCTCGACCGGTACGACGCCGTCGTCGTCGTGCTGGGGATGAGCGACGCGTTGCGGCTCGTCCCGACGTCGCGGTGGGCGGCCGGCCTCGGGGCGCTGCTCGACGCCCTCGAGGAGGCGGTCGACCCGTCGTGCGAGATCGTCGTGACGGGCATCCAGCCGCCGAGCTCGGTGCCGAAGTTCGCCCTGCGCTGCGGGGGCGTGGTCGACGCGCACGCCGAGTCGCTCAACCGCGTCACCGACGAGCTCTGCTCGGCACGTGCGCGGGTGCGCGTCGTGTCGCCGCCCGGTCCCGTCGCCGCGCCGCAGGGCCTCGGGGAGCCGCCCCGCTCCTCCGTGCCCTACCCGGCCTGGGCCGCCGCCCTGGCCGCCGTCGTCGCACCGCTCGTCGACGCCGCGCTCGCCGCGGGCAGCACGGCGCGGACCGCCCGCGAGGCACCCCAGACCGACGAGACGCGCATCGCGGCCGTCCGCGCCCTCGGCCTGCTCGACACGCCCGCCGAGAAGCGGTTCGACGACATCGTCGAGCGGGCGCGCGTGCTGCTCGGAGCGCAGGGCGCCTCGTTCTCGCTCATCGGGGACGGCCGGCACTGGAACAAGTCGATCGCCGGGTCGTCGCAGGTGGAGGTGCCGATCGCGTCGTCCTTCTGCTCGCAGACCGTGCGGAGCGGCACCGCGATGGTCGTGCCCGACGCCTGGCGCGACGACCGCTTCGTCTCGCACCCGAGCGTGCGCTTCTACGCGGGCCACCCGGTCGAGAGCCCCGACGGCGTGCGGATCGGCGCGCTCTGCGTCGTCGACGCCGAGCCGCGGAGCGCGGAGAGCGTCGATCTCGTGCTGCTGCGCGAGCTCGCCCTGCAGGTGCAGCGCGAGCTGCGGGTCGTGCCGGTCGGCGGCTAG
- a CDS encoding trypsin-like serine protease: MNRRETPRRTRTTLVTLIVAGVVLTPTLPAAATTAQSPVPDGRYPFVVQVERDRGDGWQHSCGAALVGERLVVTAAHCLPPDDGLDSLRLVFDRVDLTSPAEEVVGADGIAEIVSLDWEDETVGYHDIGVIVLDEPRPEAPVGLAPEGAAPPASPGTAATLTGWGREPGGLPTLVLEESVLAVRPTSDCDHDADTPAQEGICAGEVDSVRSGDSGGPLFVVDDAGAATQVGVVSGGFVDRPTSFTDVADHVMWRSLRGAAATEETRRLISDAAGLAPAAAPAAGPRDPRVHRMDTSDDAQ; this comes from the coding sequence ATGAACAGACGAGAGACCCCCCGCAGGACGAGGACGACGCTCGTCACGCTGATCGTGGCCGGCGTCGTGCTGACGCCGACGCTGCCGGCGGCCGCGACCACCGCGCAGAGCCCCGTGCCGGACGGCCGGTACCCGTTCGTGGTGCAGGTGGAGCGGGACCGAGGGGACGGCTGGCAGCACTCCTGCGGGGCCGCCCTGGTCGGCGAGCGCCTGGTCGTGACCGCTGCCCACTGCCTGCCGCCGGACGACGGCCTCGACTCGCTGCGGCTGGTCTTCGACCGGGTCGACCTGACCAGCCCGGCGGAGGAGGTGGTCGGCGCCGACGGCATCGCGGAGATCGTCTCCCTCGACTGGGAGGACGAGACGGTCGGGTACCACGACATCGGCGTGATCGTCCTCGACGAGCCACGTCCGGAGGCACCGGTCGGCCTCGCCCCGGAGGGAGCGGCGCCACCTGCCTCCCCGGGCACGGCAGCCACGCTGACCGGCTGGGGTCGGGAGCCCGGCGGGCTGCCGACCCTGGTGCTGGAGGAGTCGGTGCTGGCCGTCAGGCCGACCAGCGACTGCGACCACGACGCCGACACCCCGGCCCAGGAGGGCATCTGCGCCGGGGAGGTCGACTCCGTCCGATCCGGCGACAGCGGCGGACCCCTCTTCGTGGTCGACGACGCCGGGGCCGCGACCCAGGTCGGCGTCGTGTCGGGCGGCTTCGTGGACCGACCCACGTCGTTCACCGACGTCGCCGACCACGTCATGTGGCGTTCGCTCCGAGGTGCTGCGGCGACGGAGGAGACGCGTCGGCTCATCTCGGACGCGGCCGGGCTCGCTCCTGCCGCAGCGCCCGCCGCGGGGCCACGCGATCCGAGAGTTCATCGGATGGACACCTCGGACGACGCACAATGA
- a CDS encoding binary toxin-like calcium binding domain-containing protein, translating to MKTASAFLSVLFAATTIVSSTPAAAVDSAPPPGPEHEAASAAAVLDAPVVLQTADDGTRPLSVQFADREFSIRPGAEGIRILATYTWWEDFAEPVEVDLDTYHAGGRTLVDGQPGPAVFAPGQSRQIDMTIPGTFDEIPDLHVYIKGHGIAQLAPDRLRAPTIDSVGRGVTCGERPGDADGDLIPDELEREGFAIVGNSLVPWDDALGDEGRKRLTSDPAACRTAHDPYTDFEKATGAIPASGPTASRDPMVASAPVVTVGMEKMMVTPTTVSSEGTTTTRSFTTSKSTSLTLGGKGGWEGGGEMSETGGKVSGKSSAEFSGSFSRSHSITDGSSTTWSTLITDTYNRAAELNGNVRYHNVGTAPIYDAHPTTNWVVDDESIATFRAGPNFQADALNAGDTYPRAGSTALSLETINDAGTVALTISTDELTRIRNGTQVTLETLQTSGNYGAYRPDGSLDTAAGAWGGVLAAVRATSGTLVLDASEETAERYVAAADPRDPDSSTPALSIGESIKRAFDVSVHGNEWTYRSHVPGDPSSSRPIRVDSDAVMLTTDEPTRAIIDAYRAEHPGAGIYDVPLRPGMNIGIKPATEHHDFDSSSDGWQGEHMDAGYVRSTIQTISGLVTGRLYGVRTRMSGRADEAGAGHRRIMSVVGDGLVLTQADMDLPEEETWEDTYVEFTAAGDEVDIYGSYSIDEFSLFDYGTADQADVEWTSRPDDDVRVTDSRTPFEVPVSWLDTEGSGDLTLALSRNGGDLDLSNPRNIVFTTGGSLGSWTSTTAERGRGLVRRELLEEGDSTMFVFTETADEMGYDLVAIVPVTVGPEKRAEIAFWGSGGTRYCTVRFPALETPAFSGELLRTITMPETGTTGRCPNDEIYDAEFTNMPVGTELSVFDPPSGDRKDDFVVWQNTRETTGRLRLDPRSTAVDGVKVIERNDHNGLLGKVSRAVVQYPGAPTAGP from the coding sequence ATGAAGACCGCGAGCGCGTTCCTGAGCGTCCTGTTCGCCGCCACGACCATCGTCTCCAGCACGCCCGCCGCCGCCGTGGACAGCGCCCCGCCTCCCGGACCCGAGCACGAGGCCGCGTCAGCAGCAGCCGTCCTCGACGCCCCGGTGGTGCTGCAGACGGCCGATGACGGCACCCGCCCCCTGTCGGTCCAGTTCGCCGATCGCGAGTTCTCGATCAGACCGGGGGCGGAGGGCATCCGGATCCTGGCGACCTACACCTGGTGGGAGGACTTCGCCGAGCCTGTCGAGGTCGATCTCGACACGTACCACGCGGGCGGCCGGACGCTCGTCGACGGCCAGCCGGGCCCGGCCGTGTTCGCACCGGGCCAGTCGAGGCAGATCGACATGACCATCCCCGGGACGTTCGACGAGATCCCCGACCTGCACGTGTACATCAAGGGACACGGCATCGCGCAGCTCGCTCCCGACCGCCTCCGCGCACCGACCATCGACTCGGTCGGTCGCGGCGTCACGTGCGGAGAGCGACCAGGCGACGCCGACGGGGACCTGATCCCCGACGAGCTGGAGCGAGAAGGCTTCGCGATCGTCGGCAACAGCCTGGTCCCGTGGGACGACGCCCTCGGCGACGAGGGCAGGAAACGCCTGACCTCCGACCCCGCAGCCTGCCGCACGGCCCATGATCCCTACACCGACTTCGAGAAGGCGACGGGAGCGATCCCGGCCAGCGGGCCCACCGCCTCCCGCGACCCGATGGTCGCGTCTGCGCCGGTCGTGACGGTGGGCATGGAGAAGATGATGGTGACGCCCACGACGGTGTCGTCCGAGGGGACCACGACGACGCGGTCGTTCACGACCTCCAAGTCGACGTCGCTGACGCTCGGCGGCAAGGGCGGCTGGGAGGGCGGCGGCGAGATGAGCGAGACCGGCGGGAAGGTGTCCGGCAAGAGCTCAGCCGAGTTCAGCGGCTCGTTCTCCCGGTCGCACTCGATCACGGACGGCTCGTCGACGACGTGGAGCACATTGATCACCGACACGTACAACCGGGCGGCCGAGCTCAACGGCAACGTGCGGTACCACAACGTCGGAACGGCACCGATCTACGACGCCCACCCGACCACGAACTGGGTCGTGGACGACGAGTCCATCGCGACGTTCCGTGCCGGCCCGAACTTCCAGGCCGACGCGTTGAACGCCGGCGACACCTACCCTCGGGCAGGTTCCACGGCGCTCTCCCTGGAGACGATCAACGACGCGGGCACCGTGGCGCTGACGATCAGCACGGACGAGCTGACCCGGATCCGCAACGGGACCCAGGTGACGCTGGAGACGCTGCAGACCTCGGGCAACTACGGCGCGTACCGTCCCGACGGGTCCCTCGACACTGCAGCCGGCGCCTGGGGCGGCGTCCTGGCCGCGGTGCGGGCGACCTCGGGAACCCTGGTGCTCGACGCGTCGGAGGAGACCGCCGAGCGGTACGTCGCGGCTGCCGACCCTCGCGATCCCGACTCCTCGACGCCCGCCCTCAGCATCGGCGAGTCGATCAAGAGGGCCTTCGACGTCTCGGTCCACGGGAACGAGTGGACCTACCGCAGCCACGTCCCCGGCGATCCGTCCTCGTCGAGGCCGATCAGGGTCGACAGCGACGCGGTGATGCTGACCACCGACGAGCCGACCCGCGCGATCATCGACGCCTACCGGGCCGAGCACCCCGGCGCCGGCATCTACGACGTCCCCCTCCGCCCGGGGATGAACATCGGCATCAAGCCCGCGACCGAGCACCACGACTTCGACAGCTCCTCTGACGGATGGCAGGGCGAGCACATGGACGCCGGTTACGTCCGCAGCACCATCCAGACCATCTCCGGTCTCGTCACGGGCCGTCTCTACGGCGTCCGGACCCGCATGTCCGGCCGAGCCGACGAGGCGGGCGCGGGCCATCGCAGGATCATGTCGGTCGTCGGAGACGGCCTGGTCCTGACACAGGCCGACATGGACCTCCCCGAGGAGGAGACGTGGGAGGACACGTACGTGGAGTTCACGGCCGCTGGCGACGAGGTGGACATCTACGGCAGCTACTCGATCGACGAGTTCTCGTTGTTCGACTACGGGACGGCAGACCAGGCCGACGTCGAGTGGACGAGCCGGCCCGACGACGACGTCCGCGTGACGGATTCTCGGACACCGTTCGAGGTGCCCGTCAGCTGGCTGGACACGGAGGGTTCCGGGGACCTCACGCTCGCGCTGTCTCGGAACGGGGGCGATCTCGACTTGTCGAACCCCCGGAACATCGTGTTCACGACCGGGGGCTCACTCGGGAGCTGGACGTCCACGACCGCTGAACGTGGCCGGGGTCTCGTCCGCCGAGAGCTGCTGGAGGAGGGGGACTCCACGATGTTCGTCTTCACCGAGACCGCAGACGAGATGGGGTACGACCTCGTGGCCATCGTGCCCGTCACGGTCGGACCGGAGAAGAGGGCCGAGATCGCGTTCTGGGGCAGCGGCGGGACGCGCTACTGCACGGTGCGGTTCCCCGCACTCGAGACACCGGCGTTCTCGGGCGAGCTCCTCCGAACGATCACCATGCCCGAGACCGGCACCACCGGCAGATGCCCGAACGACGAGATCTACGACGCAGAGTTCACGAACATGCCGGTCGGCACGGAGCTCAGCGTCTTCGACCCGCCGAGCGGCGACCGCAAGGACGACTTTGTGGTCTGGCAGAACACCCGCGAGACGACCGGCAGGCTGCGACTCGATCCGAGATCCACGGCGGTCGACGGCGTGAAGGTGATCGAGCGCAACGACCACAACGGCCTGCTGGGCAAGGTGTCTCGAGCCGTCGTCCAGTACCCGGGGGCACCGACGGCCGGCCCCTGA
- a CDS encoding type 1 glutamine amidotransferase domain-containing protein, with the protein MATTDLTGRRVLAVVTNYGVEQDELVVPARALREAGATVVVAAQSTEPIQTLVGDKDPGETVRPDTTIDEVDAADFDLLLVPGGTINADTIRQDSGAVALVKAFASAGSPVAAICHGPWLLVEADLLKGKELTSFASLRTDATNAGGAWVDRSVVTDVEGGFTLVTSRTPDDLDDFVGAVQDALVAAGGSQG; encoded by the coding sequence ATGGCCACCACCGATCTGACCGGACGACGCGTGCTCGCGGTCGTCACCAACTACGGCGTCGAGCAGGACGAGCTCGTCGTCCCCGCCCGTGCCCTGCGCGAGGCCGGTGCGACCGTGGTCGTCGCCGCGCAGTCGACCGAGCCGATCCAGACCCTGGTCGGCGACAAGGACCCGGGCGAGACCGTCCGTCCCGACACCACCATCGACGAGGTCGACGCGGCCGACTTCGACCTGCTCCTCGTGCCCGGCGGCACCATCAACGCCGACACGATCCGCCAGGACTCGGGCGCCGTCGCGTTGGTCAAGGCGTTCGCGTCGGCCGGCAGCCCCGTCGCCGCCATCTGCCACGGCCCCTGGCTGCTGGTGGAGGCGGACCTGCTGAAGGGCAAGGAGCTCACCTCGTTCGCCTCCCTGCGGACCGACGCGACGAACGCCGGAGGTGCGTGGGTCGACCGCTCTGTCGTCACCGACGTCGAGGGCGGCTTCACCCTCGTCACCTCGCGCACGCCTGACGACCTCGACGACTTCGTCGGCGCGGTGCAGGACGCCCTGGTGGCCGCGGGCGGCAGCCAGGGCTGA
- a CDS encoding multidrug efflux SMR transporter, translated as MTWLWLAGAILVEVTASLALQAAVDEPGWYALVVIGYLSAFVCLSRVLAGGMAIGVAYGIWGATGVALTAVLAAVLFGQALTGVMVVGLVLVVAGVLLVELGSQRAHAARAAAAAAAAASTSGSTSAERTGDAA; from the coding sequence GTGACGTGGCTCTGGCTGGCGGGCGCGATCCTCGTCGAGGTCACCGCCTCCTTGGCGCTGCAGGCCGCCGTCGACGAGCCCGGCTGGTACGCCCTCGTCGTGATCGGCTACCTGTCGGCGTTCGTCTGCCTGTCGAGGGTGCTCGCCGGCGGCATGGCGATCGGCGTCGCCTACGGCATCTGGGGCGCGACCGGGGTCGCGCTGACCGCGGTCCTCGCGGCCGTCCTCTTCGGCCAGGCGCTCACCGGCGTCATGGTCGTCGGGCTCGTGCTCGTCGTGGCCGGGGTGCTGCTCGTCGAGCTCGGGTCTCAGCGCGCGCACGCCGCCAGGGCCGCCGCCGCCGCTGCCGCCGCCGCGTCGACGTCGGGGTCGACGTCCGCGGAGCGCACCGGGGACGCCGCCTGA
- a CDS encoding FAD-dependent oxidoreductase, which yields MTESKKTGTMRANVSRIADRPHAQVLIVGGGINGIATFRDLALQGVDVVLVERADYASGASAASSHMIHGGIRYLENGEFRLVRESVEERNGLLKIAPHYVKPLQTTMPIFSTFSGLLNAPLRMLTHKQRSTKERGALLIKVGMTMYDSFSRDGGSVPRHKFLGRKAALAEMPHLNKDLKYTGTYYDASVHEPERLALDVLKDGLAAGDHARSANYLEAAGTADGGVVLRDVVSGTEFTVTADVVVNASGPWTDLTNAALGAESQYMGGTKGSHIVVDSPELLEATNGREIFFENNDGRIVLIYPLKGRVLIGTTDLEADMAEPAVCTEEEVDYFFDLVKHVYPAIEITRENIVYRYSGVRPLPKHDDLAAGFVSRDYRIVETEVAELPTSKVLSLVGGKWTTFRALSAHLSTEATTRLGVTRKVDTTGMAIGGGKDFPTTDAARTTWVAAHADGLSREHVDRLLTRYGTRAESVIEVLLDQPSEPLASDPSLTTAEIAYFAEHEDAVHLADVVLRRTNLAFVGGVTIELLSEIADVLASSLGWTADEREAEIEATLDVLRTSHGVEVSSQHVPSGTPVASTPAS from the coding sequence GTGACCGAGTCGAAGAAGACAGGGACGATGCGCGCCAACGTGTCGCGCATCGCCGACCGCCCCCACGCCCAGGTGCTGATCGTCGGAGGGGGCATCAACGGCATCGCCACGTTCCGCGACCTCGCCCTCCAGGGCGTCGACGTCGTCCTCGTGGAGCGCGCCGACTACGCGTCGGGCGCCTCCGCGGCCTCGTCGCACATGATCCACGGCGGCATCCGCTACCTCGAGAACGGCGAGTTCCGCCTCGTCCGCGAGAGCGTCGAGGAGCGCAACGGCCTCCTCAAGATCGCCCCGCACTACGTCAAGCCCCTGCAGACGACGATGCCGATCTTCTCGACGTTCTCCGGCCTGCTCAACGCGCCTCTCCGCATGCTGACGCACAAGCAGCGCAGCACGAAGGAGCGCGGCGCGCTGCTCATCAAGGTCGGCATGACCATGTACGACTCGTTCTCGCGTGACGGCGGCTCGGTGCCGCGTCACAAGTTCCTCGGCCGCAAGGCCGCGCTGGCCGAGATGCCGCACCTGAACAAGGACCTGAAGTACACGGGCACCTACTACGACGCCTCCGTGCACGAGCCCGAGCGCCTCGCTCTCGACGTGCTCAAGGACGGCCTGGCCGCCGGCGACCACGCCCGCAGCGCCAACTACCTCGAGGCCGCCGGCACGGCCGACGGCGGCGTCGTCCTCCGCGACGTCGTCTCGGGCACCGAGTTCACCGTCACGGCCGACGTCGTCGTCAACGCCTCGGGCCCCTGGACCGACCTGACGAACGCCGCGCTCGGCGCGGAGTCGCAGTACATGGGCGGCACCAAGGGCTCGCACATCGTCGTCGACAGCCCCGAGCTGCTCGAGGCCACGAACGGCCGCGAGATCTTCTTCGAGAACAACGACGGCCGCATCGTGCTGATCTACCCGCTGAAGGGCCGCGTGCTGATCGGCACCACCGACCTCGAGGCCGACATGGCCGAGCCGGCGGTCTGCACCGAGGAGGAGGTGGACTACTTCTTCGACCTGGTCAAGCACGTCTACCCCGCGATCGAGATCACGCGCGAGAACATCGTCTACCGCTACTCGGGAGTGCGTCCGCTGCCGAAGCACGACGACCTCGCCGCCGGCTTCGTGTCGCGCGACTACCGCATCGTCGAGACCGAGGTCGCCGAGCTGCCGACCAGCAAGGTCCTCAGCCTCGTCGGCGGCAAGTGGACCACCTTCCGTGCCCTCTCGGCCCACCTCTCGACCGAGGCGACGACCCGCCTCGGCGTGACCCGCAAGGTCGACACGACGGGCATGGCGATCGGCGGCGGCAAGGACTTCCCGACCACCGACGCGGCGCGCACGACCTGGGTCGCGGCGCACGCCGACGGCCTCAGCCGCGAGCACGTCGACCGCCTCCTGACCCGCTACGGCACGCGTGCCGAGAGCGTGATCGAGGTGCTGCTCGACCAGCCGTCCGAGCCGCTGGCGAGCGACCCGAGCCTCACCACGGCCGAGATCGCCTACTTCGCCGAGCACGAGGACGCGGTGCACCTCGCCGACGTCGTCCTGCGCCGTACCAACCTCGCCTTCGTCGGCGGCGTCACGATCGAGCTGCTCAGCGAGATCGCCGACGTGCTGGCGTCGAGCCTCGGCTGGACCGCCGACGAGCGCGAGGCCGAGATCGAGGCCACCCTCGACGTGCTGCGCACCTCGCACGGCGTCGAGGTGTCGTCGCAGCACGTGCCGAGCGGCACGCCCGTCGCGAGCACGCCTGCCTCGTAG
- a CDS encoding response regulator transcription factor yields the protein MARGDGDTARQATVLVVDDDPNVLLGVRVALETDGHRVVSAADGRSALLAVAEHDPDAVVLDLAMPLLDGAAVCRTLRAAGDGVPVLVLTAHHRPAERVAGLDAGADDYLGKPFDVDELRARVRALLRRAPGGWGGPPEQAGGGAASGAGTRAGAWPRWRGVGLDEKGQRLVREDATGTPAGTSASVELTRIEAGLAGLLFRDPGRVRTRDELVDVVWADRPPPASNALDVAVSSLRRKLAELVRGSADGLPDGTADGSAGGSAARSVVRAVRGLGYRLEP from the coding sequence GTGGCACGAGGAGACGGCGACACGGCGCGGCAGGCGACGGTGCTGGTCGTGGACGACGACCCGAACGTGCTGCTGGGGGTGCGCGTGGCGCTCGAGACCGACGGGCACCGCGTCGTGTCGGCCGCGGACGGGCGGTCGGCGCTGCTCGCCGTCGCTGAGCACGACCCCGACGCCGTCGTGCTCGACCTGGCCATGCCGCTCCTCGACGGGGCGGCGGTCTGCCGCACCCTGCGAGCGGCCGGCGACGGCGTGCCCGTCCTGGTGCTCACGGCCCACCACCGGCCCGCCGAGCGCGTCGCCGGGCTGGACGCCGGCGCGGACGACTACCTCGGCAAGCCGTTCGACGTCGACGAGCTGCGCGCCAGGGTCCGGGCCCTGCTGCGGCGGGCGCCCGGCGGCTGGGGCGGCCCGCCGGAGCAGGCCGGAGGAGGAGCGGCGTCCGGCGCCGGGACGAGAGCCGGTGCCTGGCCCCGGTGGCGCGGGGTCGGGCTCGACGAGAAGGGGCAGCGGCTCGTCCGGGAGGACGCGACCGGCACCCCGGCAGGCACGTCGGCCTCCGTCGAGCTGACCCGGATCGAGGCCGGCCTGGCCGGGCTGCTCTTCCGCGACCCCGGGCGGGTCCGCACGCGCGACGAGCTCGTGGACGTCGTCTGGGCCGACCGGCCGCCGCCCGCGTCGAACGCCCTCGACGTCGCCGTCAGCTCGCTCCGCCGCAAGCTCGCCGAGCTCGTGCGCGGCTCGGCCGACGGCCTGCCGGACGGCACCGCTGACGGCTCCGCCGGCGGCTCAGCCGCGCGATCCGTCGTCCGCGCCGTGCGCGGCCTCGGCTACCGGCTCGAGCCGTGA